tgtttagttaTCATTCACTATTTATtatcctcaaaaaaaaaaaaaaaagtagcaaCTTACTGGTGTAAGGCGGATGACTTGTACAACTCAGCAAAGTCAACTCCAAGCTTTAACTCGGCGGCGAGTGAGCTGGCTTCAAGCATCCAAGTGGCTGGATTATACTTTTCTGGAATCTTGGGAACTCCGGGAAAGGATTCGAAGTACTCCACCACCTTGTGAGAGTTTCGTCCCAATGGACCTGCGTAGATAACTTGTCCTCCTCTCTTCATCAGCATCAACTCATCAAACGCTTCAAAGATGTCAATGCTGGGCTGGTGGATGGTGCAGACCACGGTTCTTCCCGTGTCCACTGTGTTCCTCACCGCCCTCATCACAATAGCTGCTGCTCTCGCGTCCAGCCCTGAAGTAGGCTCATCCATGAAGATGATGGAAGGGTTGGCTACAAGCTCCACAGCGATTGTCAATCTCTTCCTCTGCTCCGTGGAAAGCCCCGTGACACCCGGCAAACCCACGATGGAGTCCTTCAGACTGTCCAGCTCCACCAATTCCATCACTTGGTCCACAAACATCATTTTCTCTTCTTTGCCGACTTCTTTTGGAAGACGGAGGAAAGCAGAGAAAATCAGAGATTCTCTGACTGTCACTTGTGGGGAGTGAATATCAGTCTGCTCACAGTACCCTGAGATTCTAGCAAACGTCTCTTGAACCTTTGGGAATCCTGAGATTCTGACGTCTCCTTCGATGTATCCTCCTGTTTTCCTTCCGGCCAAAACGTCCATCAGTGTTGTCTTGCCTGCACCACTCACCCCCATGAGCGCCGTCAAGACTCCTGGTCTAAATGCACCAGTCACACCTTTGAGTAGTTGTAGTCTGTTTTCTGTAACTCCTTGCTCTCTCATTTCCTGtaacaaatcaaaatattaatatatatttggtaTGGTGAAGATTTCACAAGGAGGAGGATGGTTTACCGCAGGCATGTCAACAAAGTATCTAACGTCGTCAAAGGACATAGCCAAAGGACTGAAAGGAAGAACCATTCCTCTCTTAGCGGCTCCACCGCTGGATGCTTCACCCGCAGAGTCTGCATTCCTACCCATTCTTCCCATTGCAACCTCTCCTCCCCTGTGATCCGAgtcttcattttcttcttctggaAGTAAACCTGACTTCTTCCCAAGAGCTGTAGTTTTACAAGGTACATTATTAGTCTATTTTTGTGCACGGGTGGGTGAtgcatataataataaaacgCCACAAGAACTTACGGTTGAGATAGGTAAGTGCAAAAGTGAAAAGAAGGTTGAAGAGCACTGTGAAACCAAGCAAGGCTCCAACCCCAATCCAGTACCAGTTTCTGTTATGGTAGACATCCCAATTACGAAGCACCATGGTTCCGAGCCTTGTCCTGTTGTCGAAAGcctacagtttttttttttaaaagtcagATCACTTtactttgatatatatatatatatatatatatatatatatacagaataAAGCAGCAAGCAAGGCAACTCACCAGTTTATTCATCCATCGAGGAGCAAACATTTCATTGACGGTCAGACCATTGAACGCATAGGTGAGAGGAGATATCCAGTAAGCCCACCTCCACCACTCAGGAATCTCGCTTCGCGGAAGAAGGAAGCCACCGAGCAAGAAGACGAGAAGCAGAGTGAGAGCACCACCAGTATTAGCAATCATCATGGTTCTGCACACAGAAGCGATCAACCTAAAGAGCGCGGCAGCCATTTGCTGAATCAGAAACACCAATAGAAACTGCTTGAAGAATCTCCCCGCGTCCGGTGCAAAACCTATAGAGTAATAAGTTACAACCATCCACGCCGTTGATTCGAAGATCGAGGTCGGAATCCCGAGCAAGAAGGTTGGAAGCGTGAATGTCCATGACGGATAAAACAGGAGATCCCTCTGTTTGTAAAACACAGGGAGCCTCGAGACCATCATAGCCATCTCCGCGAACCCGTTAAACATGTTGATGATCATTCCGAACAGCAACGCTCCTACGTAGAGGTTGGCGTCAGACTCGTTATTCGTGTGCATTTCGGTTCTGAGGAAGAGCGTGGAGGTGATGGCGGCGATGATGATGATCTGCACCGTCTTGAAGACGTAGAAGAAGGCGTTACGCTGCATGAGCAGCCACTCTTTGTCCCAGCAGCTCTTGAGAAGCTCCATCTTCGAGACCGAGTACTTGTCGAAGACGAGAGCTGCTTTGTGGCCGCGTGACTTGTCGAAAGGCACAGAGAGCTCGTTGGAAAGCTTCTGTCCAACGTGGAAGGACTTGAACCTGCTGGCGAACTCGGAAACCGGAATGTACCGATAAGGTCTGTTCCGGACCACCCAGTATTGCTCCTGGTCTTTCTTGGAGGTGACCTCTTGCAAAAAATCAGCCGTTCCTTTTCTCTCGGGACACTTGAACCCAAAGCTCTCGAAGAACTCGAGGATGTGGTCTCTGGGTCCTTGGTACACGATCTGCCCTTCGGACAACAAGATGATATCATCGAATAAATCAAAGGTCTCGGGAGCGGGCTGGAGGAGGGACATGAGGACCGTGGCGTCAGTGAGGTGAACGATCTGCTGAAGGCACTTGACGATTTGGAAAGTGGTGGAGCTGTCAAGACCGGTGGATATCTCGTCCATGAAAAGCGTCTTGGTAGGTCCCACAATCATCTCACCGGTTGTGACACGTTTCTTCTGGCCTCCGGAGATACCTCTCATCATGTCATCTCCAACTATTGTGTCTTTGCAAATGTCAAGCCCCAGAATCTGTTCCAAGAATCAGAGTTTTAGTATCAGTATTGTGCCACAACAACAATAGAAAATCTCTGGAAACAATCATAGTGATTCTTGAGTTTTCAAATCCGAATCAAACTTTTATAATATCCGAACAGGGCTGAAATTCATAAACCTAAAAAATCCataaacccgaaccaaaaccgaGCAGTACCCTGAATGCCCAGTCCTAAGCTTAGaattcagtttttaattaaaaaatgaaaaaaaaaatgaatttaaacagATTCGAATAGGGGAAGAGGGGCTCACTTTGAGAGTGTAATCAGTGACGAGACTGCTCTTAACACCTTGAGCAGCCGAGGCTTTCATGAAGAGATCAACATCGGCTTCAGGGAAGATCCCAGCGTCCTTTTCTCTCCTTGCGAGTTCATTCAACAGATCTGCAAGACCAGAATCCCATTCATTCATTATTCATTCAACAAGAgcacaaaaataacataaaataaaatgaagtcAAGATTGTTGTTATTACCGTAACGGGTACCAACACCTTGGCACCTAGCGGAGAAATCAAGAGTCTCCTTAACAGTCATGATACCAACGTGTAGATCGTTCTGGCTAATGTACGCAGACGTTTTTCTAGGAACAAACTCGTCGAGGCGGTAACCGTTATAGGTAATATCACCAGTGACCTCAAGGGCTTTGTCGAGCTTTCCAGCGAGAGCCAATAGAAGCGTGGTCTTACCAGAAGAAGGGGGACCCAACAAAAGCGTCATCCTTCCAGGTTTGACGCTCCCAGAGATATCTTTAAGAATAGTCAGCTGAGCTTTCTTGGCAAACTGAATCCCAATCAACCCCAGAGCAGATTCCGCCATGTTCCTCACCACGTTAAGAAGCGTGGGGAGAGATCTACTACCAGTGTAACAGTCGGCTTTGATGCTCAGGTGCTCGTACCTCACCTCCACAGTGGGTAGCTTGATGCCGACCCTGTCTATCCTGTTTCTCAGCTTGGTCAAGATCCGCTCGTTGTCTTGCTCGGCGACTTTGAAAACCATGTCGATGAACTTCTGGCGATCCTCTCCGTCGAGCTTCGTGACGTCGACCTCCTTGCTGAGGAGCTGGTTGCCGTAGACGTCGTCCTCGATGACGGAGGTCATGAGAGTGGTGCGGAGACGGCTGTAGGTGGGGAGTTTCTCGATGGCGGCCCATTTAAGAGCCTCTTCGTCGTCGTTAACGGACTGCGTTCGTCTAGAACCGGAGGAGAAGATGTCTTCGAGGTTTCTGCTGGCTCTGCTTACGCTTCTGCTGATGCTTCGCCGCATACTCCCACCTCCGCCTAGCGGAAGGTTTGGGTTGTAATCCATCTTTGTCTgaacttctcttctctctgacttGGCTGGGGGGTAAAAGTTTTGGTGTTTAGAGACTGATCTGGTCTAAGAGAACAAGTCTGAGACTTTGGTTGGAGGAACAGAGAGAGAAGGATGCAGAGAGGAGGGTGGGATTAGAAAATGGATATATAGGCAGTGAAGAAGGAACGTCAAGGTGGACTTTTCCTTGATATTTCCTCCTTGTCTATTTCTCTTTCTTGGTTACTATGGGAAAATGCGCAAGAGGACTATTATTCAAATATGGGGTGCTGACTGAGGATGGCGGCTATCTTACGcccgtttttattttattattatcatcTCTATCAAAATACGTAATAATTGAACATTTCCTTAATAAACTAATCGATTCCGTTATCTTCAAAGTCAACAAAAGATAACAACAGGAGGAGAAGACCTCAAATTCCAGTGAgttaagttttttctttttgtacatTTTTCCGaaggtaaaaagaaaaagaaagacagGAAGTGGGGGTTTTAAGTCATTGTGTTCTGGAATTTGAGAAAGGGCGGATGAATGAGTCAATTCAACACATTTGGAGAGGACCGGAATCAGCGATGGTTTGAAAAGCAATATCTACTTCTAGaattcttaaataaatttgattgtGGAGACTTTTGTAGAGTTTATTAGTTTACAGGTAACGGGTTTAAATGCCAGGATGGCTGACTTGGTCAACAGATGAAACGCTGAGTTTTGCAAGCGAATGAGAAAAGTCAAACAAACATTGTTTTCAAGTAAATCTTTTTTCAAGTATAACGACTCTTAAATTCCTTTTCAATCTCTCACAAATGTACAATTCGTCTTCCTTTAATTTTCTTGCAGACACtaacatttcttcttcttttaccaTTTTCTAACAAACTGTGATTTTCCTATTTTCCAtaacaaaaacaagataaataaaaaacaatttttttcttacaacCAAAAATACGCGCACGTGAATGAAATGCAGCATTAAGGTGTTAAAAATACACTGACACCCCCAGAAGAAGAATGGGActgtatattattaaataatagtagTATGATTGAATGTAAAGAGACAGCTGTAGCTCTATCATCATCAGCTctgaattttagaaaaaaactcAACGATATATATCATGAAACGATGAAAGCCCGTTTGCTAGATGACCGGAGATCCAAGAAAAAGGAAAGTTAAGGCCCAAGTTGGGTCCATTGACGAATACATACATCCAGAGTATGATCAATGAAACTTTTATCGCTGGAACGGAAATTGAAAGTAGAAAAAGTAGATATACAATCATAATAATACATATAAGAAAGAGTGTGTGGAAAAAGCAAACAATAGAATTGCATCTCATCATTATGCTCTTGCTTTATTTGGCaaacctttttcttttgttcaatgATCCTTCCTCTACACATTAAAGCCAGAAAAATATACATGTTGTAGTAGTACTAAACTTAACTGACTAAGCAAAAATGGGAGTTTCATCTCCTGATTTCCGAGCCCCTCCTCCCTCTCCCGTGGCATCCAGCCGTCGGTCCTCCTTCACCGCCAATGAAGACGTCCTCTCGGAGTTCTTGGATAAGTGTGGTCGAGTCCCAAATCTTGTATTGCCCGACAAAGTCTTCCCCAAGCACAGATTCCTTCTGAACCCTCCCACCTTTGATTTCCTCCGGTTAGGCTCCGCCTCGCCACTCCTCATGGATGCCATCGACACCATCGGTTGTTTTCAGCTCATCAATCACGGTGTTCCCGAGGCTAAGGTGAGAGCCGCCGCTGACAAAACCATTTTCCAAGATGAGACAGAGGAGTTCGTTTTATATAAAGATGTCGCTGATGCTTGTAATTCAGATTTGAGGTATGGCAAGAAAGTACAGTCTCAAATTATTTCTAAACTTGTTCAAAAATAATAAcactatatttaataaaatagtttttaagttAATAGATATTATATGTTTGACGTGTTTCTGAAAGAATTAGTTCTAAATTTAGCagtatatttagaattttaaaattctaaaccataatttaaatagatattttgaaaaattattaatttattttatttttgactcagaTCGTATCTTCGACAGCTCCACATACACATGCTATTATACTGTCTACAAGAAACCTATTATGATTTTAAGAATGAAAAAAGGAACTAATATGAAAGATATGCAGGGAGTTGATGGGGGAGGCAGAGAGGATAGGGAAGGCGATAAGAGAAAAGTTAGGAGGGAGAAgccaagaggaagaagaagaagaggaagaaggtgTAGGGGTTTGCTACGTGAAGAAGCATAATAGCCAAATTGAATCACAAGGGTGGGAGGAGGAAGAAGCAATAAGGATGCTGATAAGAGGGTATGATGAAAGACATTCGTTGTGCCTCAGCTTCTGCCATGCAGAGTTCCATGTCTATTCCAAGAGAGGTTGGCTCTCCTTCTCCCCACGTCCAGATGCGGTCGTAGTGACGGTTGGAGATCAAGGCTGGAGCGGGAGGTTTAAGGCTGTTGTGGGGAGGCCTCTTCTTCACAGATCAGCTCAGGCAtctcttcctcggaatttcgtttCTATCTCCTTCCTCTACACTGCTACTACTAGTACTACTACTACTAGCAGTGATGCCTCAAGAattattcatcatcatcagaagaaTACCATTTCCATCTACCAACAGCTCTTTTTTGCTCTCATTCTCACACTCCTCCTCCCTTTCTTCTTTACTTGATCATTTCACACTTCTTGCTTCCCtcttttataatttcttttataaacaAGTGTGTCAGGCTCATTTTAGCATTTTATCCATCAATGCAATATTCCATGCCCAACCATCTTGTACTGTTTACTGTGCAAATGTGAATTGGTACGGAGAGGTAGATACTTTACAGTTGACACAAACAAGAATCAGATAGATACTTTGCAATGTCACGCAAGATTTGGCGTTAGAAacatatactcatttttttttataatttcacaaCAAGGAAGCACACCGTGCATATGTCCAGAGGCTAAACTGATAtctattttgatttaaaatatgtgaaactataatataatatattatttcttaaaGGTGCATGTAACTATAGTTAACAAAGCAAATGGAGACGACAGCAGGAAATATAGAGTTTGTggtgaaccctgaatctaataCAACATATGCATGCACGTGATCTTCCATCAATTTACAAGTTATCCGCAAAAATGAGTTTAAAACAGCCCGTCTCTTTTTTGgagttgaaaatatttacaaGTCTCAACTTTCAATTCATCATGAGTGGTCTTCTTCGAGTCCATGTTGTTACTCTGTTTTGTGTGGTTAGAGAAAacctacacacacacacacacgtgaCCTATCATTGTCTTTGGGATCCATATCGTTCCTTTTACTTACGTCCACACGATTCTTGAGGTCGGTATATATATTCACGTTTGGCTCACATATGACATATGCATCTACTAGCTCATGAGATTTCTTTCTATAATTGTACGAAATGTGTCTAGTGTTTTATTAGTCCATGCGATTTGCCATTTTTAACGAAACTACAGAATTTAGAATGCAGTGACACACCAAGTTAAGTCCAGAAAAACAGACGCAAAGTTTTATCGACAAACCAAATCAAGTTGAGATTaatgacaaacaaaaaaactaaatcgcgtgtttgtttatattttatcccaagtatataattttatatctcATTATTATAGATAATACTAGAGATAGTTAAGTTGTAGTTATAGGTTGCTAGCTGCCAGTTGCATTGTACTAATTATGAAACACGTGAATTAGTGATTACTTGATGGCTTCATTAATTAGTATAGTTGTGAAAAGTAAAAGTAAAGCTGTAAAGGAGGTCGCTATTGCATGAGCACGTACGTGAGATGGCAATGCTGAACCACACATGAATATATTGCAGCTTATAAATACAAAACCTTCAGAGACATatattgaatatataaaaaaaatataagaagctTGGTCATGGCAGCAAACGGGAGAAGGAAGAGCGTGAGCGGAAGCGTGGTAAAGCCTCCACCGCCATCGAAGCTAGCGCAGGCATCACTACATAGGACCCTATCAGACATATCATTGGATTTCCACAGAGAAGAGAAAGGACTGGGGACGATAACAGAGGTGGAGAAGGCAAAGTGCGAGTGCTGCGGGATGAGGGAGGAGTGCACCATGGAGTACATAGAGAAGGTGAGGGAGAAGTTCTTGGGAAAGTGGATTTGCGGTCTCTGCTCAGAGGCGgtgaaggaggagagagagaagaaggaggAGAATGGGCTAGAAGGAGCCTTGAAGGAGCATATGAGCGCTTGCCTAAGGTTCAACAAGCTTGGAAGAAAGTATCCTGCTCTCTTCCAAGCGGAGGCCATGAGAGATATGCTCAGGAAAAGTACGAGGAGAAGTCAGTCTATCAGCCCTAAACCCATGTCTACTATTCACAATAAGCCTGCCATTTCCCGTACTTCAAGCTGTATGCCTGCCATCACCAGAGACCTTAATTAATAATTTCACtctctcttttaatatatatatatatatatatatatatcacctcgcttaatttgtctaataTAAGCATTATCATAACGTTTATTTTACTCGTCCCTAATACacacttaattatatatataagctaATAAAATGAGATATTCTTGATCCAACTGGTTAAGTGTGTGCCAACAACATTCAATGTATAGTGTGTATGTTACAAGTAtggtaattattaattaaacacTAGATGCCCGTTGGGATGATGGGGCCATGCacgatttttattatatttttttgtgaacCTCTGTACCTATCATAAGAGTTAGTCTACACCTGACTGTGCTATCATATCCATAAGAATGAGCGATGGGGCCTGATCCATGGTTGTTCGTTCTTGTCGAGCCCATCTGTATTTGATAGGTGGGTCCTTGGGACGTGCCAAGTCTACGACATGTGTCCACTTTTTATTTGTTGACGTAGTTTCCATTTGTCGTGGGATTCTGTTTCTGTTGAAACTTCAAAGGCAAGGACATATTTAAGTTTTCATTGTGATTCCTGATATTTCTCTTATCCCAGTTGTTCTAACTGTATCATAAAGCAAGTATGAAAACAATAAGAGAGTAAATATAAATgccttttaccaaaaaatagtataaatgCCTTTCAAAATTGGGTAATTTGAATTTGCAGAGAACATGCGGCACGCTAATTGTACCTGGCAAGTCCCAACAgagatgttttatttttctctctttcatacaaaatatatatacaagaaaGGAAGGAATGTGGCTTGAAATATGGGGGATTCAcagttttcgtttttttttttttttgtaaggaaCATAAAGaagtatatttaataataattataaactaaatatttaataataattataaactaaaagagaatgaaagaggagaagaggaagcaacACGAAAAATGTGGAGCAGAAAAGGGGACTAGTTGTATAAGAACGAGTTAGTTTTGATTGTTGCTTTTCATATATTAGAGTAGAGAGcagaaaagaagaagttaaaaagGTAGATCGAATGAACAGAAATGGAGAGGAGGAAGTGGccgagaagaagaggaggaggagggaggGGGTGCAGGTGTCCCTCAGAGGAGGCTGCTTGGCTGCTTCAGCCACTGCTATAGCGGTAATGCTGATGGCAACAGAGAAGGGTGTGGCTGACATCTATGGCTTGCCGCTCCCTCTCAACTCCAGCTGGTCTTTTTCTCCCTCCTACCAGTAAGTCTTGTTCTTTTTCCATTTTAATCCCTCAAATATGGATGCATTATAGAAActagaagagagaagaaaagagtGAAAACGTGCATTTTAGATGCCAAAATTTCGGTGAACAGAAAATATAACCGTGAACCTAACAAGAACATGACATTATTGTGTTTAAACTTTTGATTATAATAAAGAGTGAGTTTGGTGTGAAGGTATGTGGTGGGGGCATGCACGGTGACCATTCTCTACTCCCTGTTCCACCTCTGTCTAGGAATTTACAGGCTCCTCACTGGATCACCCATCACACCCTCCCGTTCCCAAGCTTGGCTTTGTTTCATCTTCGATCAGGTTCGCTCATCTCCCCTTTCTCCATCTGctagtcgtctggatttttaaTCCATACATGTATTTTGTGGTGTGTCTGCAGCTCTTCAGCTATTTGATAATGAGCGCTGGATCAGCCGGTATTGGAGTTACAAACCTCAACAAGACCGGCATCAAACACACTCCTCTCCCTGACTTCTGCAAGACCCTTTCTTATTTCTGCAATCACGTCGCCCTCTCCCTCCTCCTAGTCTTGCTCTCCTTCATCTTTCTCGCCTCCTCTTCCCTCTTTAATGTCCTTGTGCTCTCCACTCTCTAGTCTCATGGATTCTCTATTGTTGGTGCTCTATATAATCTAAGACAGactctaattattattatttatgatcACTTGCATTCCCGAAACAAATGTATTGTCCTTTTCGAGAGTATTTTACAAATTACAACCAAGAAGTAGCAATCAAATATTGGGTAGAGAGACATTGACCCCTAGATGTGAGAGATCCTTGCGGAGCGAATCAGCGTTCTCAAAACATAACCCACGCATCCCAATCTCTACTGCACACTTGACGTTGCTTGGCCTGCGTA
This Brassica napus cultivar Da-Ae chromosome C6, Da-Ae, whole genome shotgun sequence DNA region includes the following protein-coding sequences:
- the LOC106383071 gene encoding ABC transporter G family member 36 — protein: MDYNPNLPLGGGGSMRRSISRSVSRASRNLEDIFSSGSRRTQSVNDDEEALKWAAIEKLPTYSRLRTTLMTSVIEDDVYGNQLLSKEVDVTKLDGEDRQKFIDMVFKVAEQDNERILTKLRNRIDRVGIKLPTVEVRYEHLSIKADCYTGSRSLPTLLNVVRNMAESALGLIGIQFAKKAQLTILKDISGSVKPGRMTLLLGPPSSGKTTLLLALAGKLDKALEVTGDITYNGYRLDEFVPRKTSAYISQNDLHVGIMTVKETLDFSARCQGVGTRYDLLNELARREKDAGIFPEADVDLFMKASAAQGVKSSLVTDYTLKILGLDICKDTIVGDDMMRGISGGQKKRVTTGEMIVGPTKTLFMDEISTGLDSSTTFQIVKCLQQIVHLTDATVLMSLLQPAPETFDLFDDIILLSEGQIVYQGPRDHILEFFESFGFKCPERKGTADFLQEVTSKKDQEQYWVVRNRPYRYIPVSEFASRFKSFHVGQKLSNELSVPFDKSRGHKAALVFDKYSVSKMELLKSCWDKEWLLMQRNAFFYVFKTVQIIIIAAITSTLFLRTEMHTNNESDANLYVGALLFGMIINMFNGFAEMAMMVSRLPVFYKQRDLLFYPSWTFTLPTFLLGIPTSIFESTAWMVVTYYSIGFAPDAGRFFKQFLLVFLIQQMAAALFRLIASVCRTMMIANTGGALTLLLVFLLGGFLLPRSEIPEWWRWAYWISPLTYAFNGLTVNEMFAPRWMNKLAFDNRTRLGTMVLRNWDVYHNRNWYWIGVGALLGFTVLFNLLFTFALTYLNPLGKKSGLLPEEENEDSDHRGGEVAMGRMGRNADSAGEASSGGAAKRGMVLPFSPLAMSFDDVRYFVDMPAEMREQGVTENRLQLLKGVTGAFRPGVLTALMGVSGAGKTTLMDVLAGRKTGGYIEGDVRISGFPKVQETFARISGYCEQTDIHSPQVTVRESLIFSAFLRLPKEVGKEEKMMFVDQVMELVELDSLKDSIVGLPGVTGLSTEQRKRLTIAVELVANPSIIFMDEPTSGLDARAAAIVMRAVRNTVDTGRTVVCTIHQPSIDIFEAFDELMLMKRGGQVIYAGPLGRNSHKVVEYFESFPGVPKIPEKYNPATWMLEASSLAAELKLGVDFAELYKSSALHQRNKALVKELSVPPAGASDLYFATQFSQNTWGQFKSCLWKQWWTYWRSPDYNLVRFIFTLATSLLIGTIFWQIGGNRSNAADLTMVIGALYAAVIFVGINNCSTVQPMVAVERTVFYRERAAGMYSAMPYAISQVTCELPYVLIQTTYYSLIVYAMVGFEWTAAKFFWFLFVSYFSFLYWTYYGMMTVSLTPNQQVASIFASAFYGIFNLFSGFFIPRPKIPKWWIWYYWICPVAWTVYGLIVSQYGDVETPITVLGGPTGLTVKQYIKDNYGFESDFMGPVAAVLVAFTVFFAFIFAFCIRTLNFQTR
- the BNAC06G18880D gene encoding uncharacterized protein BNAC06G18880D, yielding MGVSSPDFRAPPPSPVASSRRSSFTANEDVLSEFLDKCGRVPNLVLPDKVFPKHRFLLNPPTFDFLRLGSASPLLMDAIDTIGCFQLINHGVPEAKVRAAADKTIFQDETEEFVLYKDVADACNSDLRELMGEAERIGKAIREKLGGRSQEEEEEEEEGVGVCYVKKHNSQIESQGWEEEEAIRMLIRGYDERHSLCLSFCHAEFHVYSKRGWLSFSPRPDAVVVTVGDQGWSGRFKAVVGRPLLHRSAQASLPRNFVSISFLYTATTSTTTTSSDASRIIHHHQKNTISIYQQLFFALILTLLLPFFFT
- the LOC106385044 gene encoding uncharacterized protein LOC106385044, with the protein product MAANGRRKSVSGSVVKPPPPSKLAQASLHRTLSDISLDFHREEKGLGTITEVEKAKCECCGMREECTMEYIEKVREKFLGKWICGLCSEAVKEEREKKEENGLEGALKEHMSACLRFNKLGRKYPALFQAEAMRDMLRKSTRRSQSISPKPMSTIHNKPAISRTSSCMPAITRDLN
- the LOC106383069 gene encoding CASP-like protein ARALYDRAFT_316979 translates to MNRNGEEEVAEKKRRRREGVQVSLRGGCLAASATAIAVMLMATEKGVADIYGLPLPLNSSWSFSPSYQYVVGACTVTILYSLFHLCLGIYRLLTGSPITPSRSQAWLCFIFDQLFSYLIMSAGSAGIGVTNLNKTGIKHTPLPDFCKTLSYFCNHVALSLLLVLLSFIFLASSSLFNVLVLSTL